AGATGGGATAGAAGTGCAGGCCGATGGCGTTGCTGGAAGGAACGACAGCGCCGGAGATGATGTTGTTGCCGTAAAGCAGGCTGCCGGCAACGGGCTCACGGATGCCGTCGATGTCGACGGGGGGAGCAGCGATGAAGGCAACGATGAAGCAGGTGGTGGCCGCCAGCAGACAGGGGATCATCAGCACACCGAACCAACCCAGATAGATGCGGTTGTCGGTGGAAGTGACCCACTGGCAGAAGCTTTCCCAGCTTCCAGAGCGGCCGCTGCGGATGGCAGTGGTCATGGGACCTTATGAGGACGGGATGGATGCCGAGGTTTCGCTACCCACAACAGGCAGGGAACATCAGCCTCCAGAGGCTAGGAAACAGTGAACGATCAGCCGAGGACAGGGATACGAAACTTTCAATCCCTTCAAGCAAATTCATGGTTTTATCCGTCAACATTGCAATTCGTTACACGCCCTCGGGAAGGTACGCGGCTGGGCCGCCGCCCCCCTGGCGCAGCCACCAGTCACGGCCCTGTTGCAGAAAAGCGGCCCAATCGAGCCTCTCCGCCTCGGCTGCCCTCGCCACCAGCAGCGGAGCCTGGTGCCGCAATTGCTCCAGATCCGCCGCCTCCACGCCGACGGAAAGAGCAAGCACATCGGCCATCGCATGGCTCACCACCCGGGTCAGATAGGCGGCGCTGAGGGCCTGGATCGCTCCCCCAACCAGCCAGGTGGCGCCATGGAGCTTGATCACCCCGGCCAGGGCCTGGGTGCTCCACTCCACCAATCCCATCGCCAGGGCGGCCTTGGAGAGCTCCAGGGCCGTCTCCTTGAGCTGATCGCTCGACCAGGGGCAGTCCCAGAGTTGGGCCATGTCCCTGAGCATCAGCCCGTTGGCAACGCCAAGCACCAGCAGATCGAGGCTGGGGAGGGGTGCGGCGAACACGCCGGCGGCCACCACCCATTGGGTGCGTTGCTGGAGCTGCTTCCAGTGGCGCCTCCGAACCGCCTCCAGATCCCCCTGGAGCTTGCCGTGAAACTGCTGCAGGCAGCGCAGCTGTGTGGATTCGAGCTGCTGACGGCCGGCTTCCGCCAGGCAGCGCCGCAGGGGTTGCAGAGCCGCAGCGAGCGTCGCCGTTTCGCCATTCCAGAACAGAAGTTGCTTGGCGAGACCCTCCGGCAGCTGGGCCAGCAACTCCTGGCGCAGGGAAGGATCGCCCCCACCGGCCGCCTGCTCCACCAGCAACCAGAGGGGCTGATCCTTCGGTAGCGATTCCAGCCAGCGCAGATCTGCGGCCTGCAGAGGCAGCTCCAGTCGATAGAGGAGTTGGTCGCAGCGCAGAAAAGATTCGGGCCAGCGCCAGTCAGCACTGGCCCGGTCCAAAGGCGCGGTGCCATGGACACGGAGCGGCAGGGATCCCCTCAGGGCGTCTGCCAGAACAGGCAGGCGTGCCGCATCCGGCGGGACAAGACCCACCAGAGCGACCTCCAGGGCGGAGCGCTGCTGCCGTTGACGCAGGGCTTCCAGCGTGCGGCGATGCCCCTCGAGGGCGGGATGCCCTGGGGCCTCCAGCCGAAGGAACTGCTCCAGCAGACCCTCGCAGCGCAGCATCCAGGCCGCAGAGGTGCGGGGCAAGCGCGCCCGGGGCGACTGACGCCGCCTGGAGAGGAGCCACAAGCCGGCGGTGACGGCCCCCAGGGGCACCACCGCCGACAGGTGAAGGTGAAGCGCATCACCGACCACCCAACCCCCCGCCAGCACGCCGGCCAGCGGCCACCAGCGCGGCAGCCGCTCCAACGGGGTCGATCCCGGCGTCGGATCGAGAACCGGCGGGGCGGCGGGAGGTGTCAAGGACGGGCCGCGGATCGGTGCATGTTTAGCTCAGCTCCCACGGGCTGCCCAGGCGTGCGTCAGCTCTGACACCTGCTCGACTCGATGGCTCGGCTGGAAGGCTCCGCCTAAAATCAAAGAATGCAGCAGCTGGGGGCCATGGACGAAGGAGTGTCCTGCGCCGCAGGTCAACGGTCCATGCAGCCCCTCGCACTCGCCCGCGGCAAGAACGGGGGTCACGGTTACGGGATCCATGGTTGACGCAGAGTTCCTATCGGTCCTGCTCCCTTTGGAGCGTCAACGCCAACGGGCCAGCGAGCAGCTGGCGTTGGTGCGACAGGCCGAAGAATTCCATGGTGACCTGCCCGTCCTGGTGCTGGATCGTTGCTGGCTGCGGCTTGATGTGGTG
Above is a genomic segment from Cyanobium sp. ATX 6F1 containing:
- a CDS encoding YcjF family protein, giving the protein MTPPAAPPVLDPTPGSTPLERLPRWWPLAGVLAGGWVVGDALHLHLSAVVPLGAVTAGLWLLSRRRQSPRARLPRTSAAWMLRCEGLLEQFLRLEAPGHPALEGHRRTLEALRQRQQRSALEVALVGLVPPDAARLPVLADALRGSLPLRVHGTAPLDRASADWRWPESFLRCDQLLYRLELPLQAADLRWLESLPKDQPLWLLVEQAAGGGDPSLRQELLAQLPEGLAKQLLFWNGETATLAAALQPLRRCLAEAGRQQLESTQLRCLQQFHGKLQGDLEAVRRRHWKQLQQRTQWVVAAGVFAAPLPSLDLLVLGVANGLMLRDMAQLWDCPWSSDQLKETALELSKAALAMGLVEWSTQALAGVIKLHGATWLVGGAIQALSAAYLTRVVSHAMADVLALSVGVEAADLEQLRHQAPLLVARAAEAERLDWAAFLQQGRDWWLRQGGGGPAAYLPEGV